The following are from one region of the Corylus avellana chromosome ca1, CavTom2PMs-1.0 genome:
- the LOC132167504 gene encoding germin-like protein subfamily 1 member 11 — MKGFPNYLVALALMALACSIASAYDPAPLQDFCVAANSSTDAVFVNGKFCKDPKFVTANDFFFQGLNIPRSTANLLGSNVTILNVDEIPGLNTLGISLARLDLAPYGLIPPHTHPRASEILVVLEGTLYVGFITSNPDNRFFSKILNVGDVFVFPIGLIHFEFNVGKSNAVAFVGLNSQNPGLITIANNVFGANPAINPDVLIKAFQLDKNVVDYLQKKLFLSNILSAGDRSES, encoded by the exons ATGAAAGGGTTTCCTAATTACCTTGTAGCTTTGGCACTCATGGCCTTGGCATGCTCCATTGCCTCTGCCTATGACCCTGCTCCTCTGCAAGACTTTTGTGTTGCAGCTAACTCTTCCACTGATGCTG TATTTGTGAATGGAAAGTTCTGCAAGGATCCAAAGTTTGTCACTGCCAATGATTTCTTCTTTCAGGGGTTAAACATTCCTAGAAGCACTGCAAATCTACTCGGGTCAAATGTCACTATTTTGAATGTGGACGAAATCCCTGGCCTCAACACACTAGGCATATCCTTAGCTCGCTTAGACTTGGCACCATACGGCCTGATTCCACCCCACACTCACCCTCGTGCCTCCGAGATTCTAGTAGTCTTAGAGGGTACTCTGTATGTTGGCTTTATTACATCCAACCCTGATAACCGCTTCTTTAGTAAAATCCTAAACGTGGGAGACGTCTTTGTGTTCCCAATTGGTCTCATTCACTTTGAGTTTAATGTTGGAAAGAGTAATGCTGTTGCTTTTGTCGGTCTCAACAGCCAAAATCCTGGGCTCATCACCATAGCAAATAATGTTTTTGGAGCCAATCCTGCTATCAATCCAGATGTTCTCATCAAGGCTTTTCAATTGGACAAGAATGTGGTTGACTATCTACAGAAAAA
- the LOC132167320 gene encoding germin-like protein subfamily 1 member 11 — MMKGVPKTLLLCMALLAWACSLASSSDPSPLQDFCIAINDTSSDHAVFVNGKFCKHPKLATANDFFFSGLDTARDTSNPLGSNVTLLNVDKILGLNTLGISLARIDFAPYGLNPPHIHPRGTEILVVQEGTLLVGFITSNPDNRLFSKVLNARDVFVFPIGLIHFQFNVGKTNAIAFAGLSSQNPGLITIENAVFGSNPPINPDVLAKAFQLDRNVVNYLQKKF; from the exons ATGATGAAAGGAGTTCCTAAGACGTTGCTATTATGTATGGCCTTGTTGGCTTGGGCATGCTCCCTTGCCTCTTCGTCTGACCCCAGTCCTCTTCAAGACTTCTGTATTGCCATTAACGATACTTCTTCTGATCATGCTG TATTTGTTAACGGAAAGTTTTGCAAGCACCCCAAGCTTGCCACTGCCAATGATTTCTTCTTCTCAGGGCTCGACACTGCTAGAGACACCTCAAATCCACTCGGATCCAATGTCACTCTCCTCAATGTCGACAAAATACTAGGCCTCAACACCTTGGGCATATCATTGGCTCGCATTGACTTTGCTCCTTACGGCCTAAATCCTCCCCACATTCACCCTCGTGGAACCGAGATTCTTGTAGTCCAAGAGGGTACTCTATTAGTTGGTTTTATCACATCCAACCCAGACAACCGCCTATTCTCCAAAGTTCTAAATGCAAGAGACGTCTTTGTCTTTCCAATTGGTCTCATTCACTTCCAATTTAATGTAGGGAAAACCAATGCCATTGCTTTTGCTGGTCTCAGCAGCCAGAACCCTGGGCTCATCACCATAGAAAATGCTGTCTTTGGATCTAATCCTCCCATCAATCCTGATGTTCTAGCCAAGGCCTTCCAACTTGACAGGAATGTGGTCaattatcttcaaaaaaaattctag